A DNA window from Streptococcus mutans contains the following coding sequences:
- a CDS encoding alpha/beta hydrolase: protein MKKIVNCSALILVAILLLTMIFWGKNYINISSKTKMKIYNSRMNPTIMVPGSEATQERFNETLASLNKQGKKHSILKLTVHKDNSISYSGQIAASDNRPYIVVAFTDNKDSYATIKKQAKWLDHALDELQKKYHFKNFSAIGHSNGGLDWTVYLENYYAKENFHLNTLMTIGTPYNFEVVNSSNHTQMLQDLIAAKDALPDDLTVYNVAGTNSYDGDYIVPITSVETGKYIFQKTIKQYTQITVTGNEAEHSDLPTNKEVLDLISENILNNNRKKVGPKNQN, encoded by the coding sequence ATGAAAAAAATAGTGAATTGTAGTGCTCTCATCCTTGTAGCGATTCTTTTACTAACCATGATTTTTTGGGGGAAAAATTATATTAATATTTCTTCTAAAACGAAGATGAAAATTTACAATTCTCGAATGAACCCCACCATTATGGTTCCGGGTTCAGAGGCCACTCAGGAACGGTTTAATGAGACACTTGCTTCCTTAAATAAGCAAGGGAAAAAACATAGCATTCTCAAGTTAACTGTCCATAAGGATAATTCGATTTCTTATAGCGGACAGATTGCTGCTAGTGATAATCGTCCTTATATTGTCGTTGCTTTTACTGATAATAAAGATAGTTATGCAACGATTAAAAAACAAGCGAAATGGCTGGATCATGCTCTTGATGAATTGCAAAAGAAATACCATTTTAAAAATTTTAGTGCTATCGGACATTCTAATGGCGGCTTGGATTGGACAGTCTACCTTGAAAATTACTATGCAAAAGAAAATTTTCACCTCAATACTCTGATGACAATCGGAACACCTTATAATTTTGAGGTTGTTAATAGTTCCAATCACACTCAGATGCTGCAAGATCTGATTGCTGCTAAAGATGCATTGCCAGACGATTTGACCGTTTATAATGTGGCAGGAACTAATAGCTATGATGGTGATTATATCGTTCCTATTACGAGTGTTGAGACAGGTAAATACATTTTTCAAAAAACAATAAAGCAATATACGCAAATTACGGTTACAGGAAATGAAGCAGAGCACTCTGATTTACCAACGAATAAGGAAGTCTTAGACTTGATTTCTGAAAATATTTTAAATAACAACCGTAAAAAGGTTGGTCCAAAAAATCAAAATTAA
- a CDS encoding Abi family protein codes for MGKNKNKKKWGIGKIISIHRNYGFISTDSFGQKGEEIPFEISLDMIKIVNGKEQIEYSEEVSFDLRKGVLLRDKNIREAYNLKFNEKNLILKERITSKPYLQQIREKFTLFNIDIPDSELAKKELTDSTAIIQELKEQGTSEEELQDIVESLNRSNEAIFKTDDDVLYEYLKFKGFQPNMLEYLINGLFLDKNILFKVHRVSDDKQKHYEISDLIKLDEVDIVFREKILKWILGIENAYKSLMSRISTQELGGEQISEKVVLYWKNSTDRTKQEQYKRAKNRYKYLPYSDQYDYITNPDIFPLDDLMSQMDLTSLEGLLTIFDRFSKEEQNISGNSIKSIFPWIRDIVIHKQILRDLRVLRNAAAHGRPILPILMNPDYNPNWDLEFDNPEGRTNIKKWALFEPLKRMNQIIFSVDEQTSIQIMQPIFGNHYRKAWIELNFIYHRFISLFDNKRYSDFLLESKEFLDYESIDSRTDLEKELYPKLFDIGDTTTFSQTGTPPAYRVLSNEAMMAFMAADIHRENMNSNIEKYL; via the coding sequence ATGGGGAAAAATAAAAACAAGAAGAAATGGGGAATTGGAAAAATAATTTCAATTCATCGTAATTATGGCTTTATATCAACAGATAGTTTCGGTCAAAAAGGAGAGGAAATTCCTTTCGAAATAAGCCTTGATATGATAAAGATTGTTAATGGAAAAGAACAGATTGAATATAGCGAAGAAGTGAGTTTTGATTTAAGAAAAGGCGTACTTCTGCGAGATAAAAATATCAGAGAAGCTTACAATCTGAAATTTAATGAAAAAAATTTGATTCTCAAAGAAAGAATAACTTCTAAACCATATCTTCAACAAATTAGAGAAAAATTCACTTTATTCAATATTGATATACCAGATTCGGAACTTGCAAAAAAGGAGCTGACAGATTCAACAGCTATCATTCAAGAATTAAAAGAGCAGGGAACTTCTGAGGAGGAATTGCAGGATATTGTAGAATCACTTAATAGAAGCAACGAAGCAATATTTAAAACTGATGATGATGTTTTATATGAGTATTTAAAATTTAAAGGTTTCCAGCCCAATATGTTAGAATATCTTATTAATGGACTTTTTCTTGATAAGAATATATTGTTCAAAGTTCATCGTGTTTCAGATGACAAACAGAAGCATTACGAAATTTCAGACTTAATAAAACTTGATGAAGTGGATATTGTTTTTAGAGAAAAAATACTTAAGTGGATTTTAGGGATAGAAAATGCTTATAAATCTCTTATGAGCAGAATTTCCACGCAAGAATTGGGAGGAGAACAAATATCTGAAAAAGTAGTATTATATTGGAAAAACTCAACGGATAGAACCAAACAAGAACAGTACAAGCGAGCAAAGAATCGATATAAATATCTTCCATATTCTGACCAATATGACTATATCACTAATCCCGATATTTTTCCTCTAGATGATTTAATGTCTCAGATGGATTTAACCAGTTTAGAAGGATTATTAACTATTTTTGACAGGTTTTCTAAAGAAGAACAAAATATTTCTGGAAATAGTATAAAATCAATTTTTCCTTGGATTAGAGATATTGTTATTCATAAACAAATTTTACGAGACCTTAGAGTGTTAAGAAACGCAGCGGCTCATGGAAGACCTATACTCCCTATACTCATGAATCCAGATTATAATCCAAATTGGGATTTAGAATTTGATAACCCAGAAGGGCGGACAAACATAAAAAAATGGGCCTTATTTGAGCCCCTTAAGCGAATGAATCAAATAATTTTTTCAGTTGATGAACAAACCTCAATACAGATAATGCAACCTATCTTTGGAAACCATTATAGAAAAGCATGGATTGAATTAAACTTTATATATCATCGATTTATTAGTCTTTTTGATAATAAACGGTATAGTGACTTCCTTTTAGAATCTAAAGAATTTTTAGATTATGAAAGTATTGATAGTAGAACCGACTTGGAAAAGGAGCTCTATCCAAAACTATTTGATATTGGAGATACCACGACTTTTTCACAAACAGGTACACCACCAGCATATCGTGTGTTATCAAATGAGGCTATGATGGCTTTTATGGCAGCTGATATTCACAGAGAAAATATGAATTCAAATATAGAGAAATATCTTTAA
- a CDS encoding nucleotidyltransferase domain-containing protein has product MEFTSLWQEFARISEVEAIALGGSRATGNYDETSDYDLYIYCSSIPDEATRLTILKRFCSHIEIGNHFWELEDDCTLMSGQDIDILYRDINQIKDELVDVVERCIIQNAYTTCLWHNVLHSKILYDSGDKLKYIVNRFDINYPQKLKQTILSHHMNLLTGHLPSYDKQIIKATMRKDAVSFNHRVTAFLETYFDLIFALNMLTHPGEKRMIAYAEQNAQYLPNHFQKNIERLIYGTTCHPYDIQDILNDILNELTPLLHDSIG; this is encoded by the coding sequence ATGGAATTTACATCTCTTTGGCAAGAATTTGCAAGAATATCAGAGGTTGAAGCAATTGCTCTTGGTGGTTCGCGAGCAACTGGTAATTATGATGAAACATCTGACTATGATCTTTACATTTACTGCTCATCAATTCCTGATGAAGCCACACGATTAACCATATTAAAAAGATTCTGCTCACACATAGAAATAGGGAATCATTTTTGGGAACTTGAAGACGATTGCACTTTAATGTCTGGTCAAGATATTGATATCCTCTATAGAGATATTAACCAAATAAAAGATGAGCTGGTAGATGTTGTTGAAAGGTGTATAATCCAAAACGCATATACCACCTGTTTATGGCACAATGTTCTGCACTCAAAGATTCTTTATGATTCTGGCGATAAGCTAAAGTATATTGTTAACAGATTTGATATTAACTATCCACAAAAACTTAAACAGACTATTCTTAGCCATCATATGAACTTATTAACTGGTCATCTTCCATCCTATGATAAGCAAATTATCAAAGCAACTATGCGTAAAGATGCTGTTAGCTTTAATCATAGAGTTACAGCATTTTTAGAAACTTACTTTGACTTAATTTTTGCGCTTAACATGCTAACCCATCCAGGCGAAAAACGAATGATAGCCTATGCCGAACAAAATGCACAGTATTTACCGAACCATTTTCAAAAGAATATAGAAAGATTAATTTATGGGACAACTTGCCATCCTTACGACATTCAGGATATATTAAATGATATACTCAATGAATTAACACCATTGCTACATGATTCCATAGGATGA
- a CDS encoding NADPH-dependent FMN reductase, with the protein MNLVGIVGTNSERSTNRKLLRFMAEHFAPQAAIEVLEIKDLPAFDEPENKTAPAAVVAFSKKIAAADGVIIATPEYNHTIPAPLASALEWIAYTSRVLVNKPVMIVGCSLGALGTSRAQAHLRQILDAPELKARVMPGTEFFLGHSEHVLDDVFNLNNPEKVAELEEHFTEFQDFVTITNQIVKQADTDRKKAFVWEAGE; encoded by the coding sequence ATGAATTTAGTAGGAATCGTTGGGACGAATTCCGAACGTTCCACCAATCGCAAATTGCTGCGCTTTATGGCCGAGCATTTTGCTCCTCAAGCTGCTATCGAAGTCTTAGAAATCAAAGATCTGCCTGCCTTTGATGAACCAGAAAACAAGACAGCTCCAGCTGCAGTGGTTGCTTTTTCTAAAAAGATTGCAGCGGCAGATGGTGTTATTATTGCAACACCTGAATATAATCATACTATTCCTGCCCCCTTGGCCTCGGCTTTAGAGTGGATTGCCTATACCAGTCGAGTTCTTGTTAATAAGCCAGTTATGATTGTGGGCTGTTCGCTAGGTGCCCTTGGAACATCGCGTGCTCAAGCTCACTTGCGCCAAATCTTAGATGCACCAGAATTGAAGGCACGTGTCATGCCGGGAACAGAATTTTTCCTAGGTCACTCTGAACACGTTTTGGATGATGTCTTTAACCTCAATAATCCTGAAAAAGTAGCTGAGCTGGAGGAGCATTTCACAGAATTTCAGGACTTTGTGACCATCACAAATCAAATTGTCAAACAAGCTGATACAGATCGTAAAAAGGCATTTGTATGGGAAGCGGGTGAATAA
- a CDS encoding flavocytochrome c produces the protein MKLIAIVGTNAKQSYNRILLQFMKRHFVQKADIDIMEIANVPMFNETEDQTDLPAIQNFNTKISQADGVIIATPEHNHTIPSSLNSLLEWLSFKVHPLDGKPLMIVGASYDVQGSSRAQLHLRQILDAPGVNAAVMPGSEFLLGHAHQAFDEAGNLKSEATVDFLESCFFKFLRFVQVANQLNEPEEVSFEAGTYQVTTQGHNGKLPMTVTLSEEKIEKIDIDSSGESSGIADIVFTRIPNEILEGQTLNVDAVSGASVTSNGVLDGVARAIKLAGGNPDVLRKRPKAPSALDKEDKTYSTDVVIVGGGGAGLAAAARVLQAGKQVMVLEKFPALGGNTVRSGGLLNAADPEWQKTFPANPGEAHNLSELIQTDEDSIAAEYLADFKELKQQVTNYLKDPSYLFDSNILHRIQTYIGGKRTDRNGCEVYGNYDLVKVLTDKDLDSVHWLADIGVDFDRSEVSMPVGALWRRSHKPKQPMGYAFIEALDTYIRKNSGTILTDTAVTDFILENGLIKGVLAKGRNGQTITVHAQAVVLASGGFGANTKMLQQYNTYWSNIDDNIQTTNSPAITGDGIRLGQSIGAALVGMGFSQMMPVSDPNTGAIFSGLQVPPANFVMVNQEGKRFVDEYGSRDTLSKAAIDNGGLFYLIADENIKATAMNTSNEKIEEQVAAGTLYRADTLESLAEQIGVDPATLVETINNYNSYVEAGYDPEFDKGAFDLKVEKAPFYATPRKPATHHTMGGLKIDTQAHVIKEDGNKIPSLYAAGEVTGGIHAGNRLGGNALADIFTFGRIAAETAVTECC, from the coding sequence ATGAAATTAATTGCTATTGTTGGGACCAATGCTAAGCAATCCTATAACCGAATTTTACTGCAATTCATGAAGAGGCATTTTGTTCAAAAGGCTGATATTGACATCATGGAAATTGCTAATGTTCCAATGTTCAATGAAACAGAGGATCAAACGGATTTACCTGCTATCCAAAACTTTAACACTAAAATCAGCCAAGCTGATGGGGTCATTATTGCAACGCCCGAGCACAACCACACCATTCCATCAAGTCTAAACAGCCTTTTGGAATGGCTGTCCTTTAAAGTGCATCCCCTAGATGGCAAACCCCTTATGATTGTTGGGGCTTCTTATGATGTGCAAGGATCTTCTCGAGCGCAATTGCACTTACGGCAGATTTTAGATGCTCCGGGTGTCAATGCGGCCGTCATGCCGGGCAGTGAATTTTTACTGGGACACGCTCATCAGGCTTTTGACGAAGCAGGCAACCTCAAGTCAGAAGCAACGGTTGATTTTCTAGAGTCTTGCTTCTTTAAATTCTTACGGTTTGTGCAAGTGGCTAATCAATTGAATGAACCAGAAGAAGTAAGCTTTGAAGCAGGGACTTATCAGGTGACAACCCAAGGGCATAATGGCAAATTGCCAATGACTGTAACCTTATCAGAAGAAAAGATTGAAAAGATTGATATTGATAGTTCCGGAGAATCCTCAGGAATAGCCGATATTGTCTTTACACGGATCCCAAATGAAATATTGGAAGGTCAGACTTTGAATGTAGATGCTGTGTCAGGAGCATCGGTGACCAGCAATGGTGTTCTGGACGGGGTTGCCAGAGCAATTAAGCTGGCAGGAGGCAATCCGGATGTTTTGCGGAAACGTCCAAAGGCACCATCAGCCTTGGATAAAGAAGATAAGACTTACAGCACAGATGTGGTTATCGTAGGTGGAGGTGGAGCTGGTTTAGCAGCCGCTGCTCGAGTGCTGCAAGCAGGTAAGCAAGTGATGGTGCTTGAAAAGTTCCCTGCTCTTGGAGGTAATACTGTACGTTCTGGTGGCTTATTAAATGCAGCAGACCCTGAATGGCAAAAGACTTTTCCCGCTAATCCCGGGGAGGCTCATAATCTTTCCGAGCTGATTCAAACAGATGAAGACAGTATTGCAGCAGAATATTTAGCCGACTTTAAGGAATTAAAGCAGCAAGTAACTAATTACTTGAAAGATCCAAGCTATTTATTTGATTCTAATATTCTCCATCGGATTCAAACCTATATTGGTGGTAAAAGAACTGATCGTAATGGTTGTGAAGTCTATGGCAATTATGATCTTGTAAAGGTGTTAACAGATAAGGATCTTGATTCCGTCCATTGGTTAGCGGATATTGGTGTTGATTTTGATCGCTCTGAAGTTAGTATGCCAGTAGGAGCTTTATGGCGTCGCTCTCACAAACCTAAACAACCGATGGGTTATGCTTTTATTGAAGCTTTGGATACCTATATTCGCAAGAATAGTGGTACTATTTTAACGGATACTGCAGTCACAGATTTTATTTTAGAAAATGGTCTTATTAAAGGAGTACTTGCTAAAGGCCGCAATGGACAAACCATTACCGTCCATGCCCAAGCTGTTGTCTTGGCTTCTGGTGGTTTTGGTGCCAATACTAAGATGTTACAACAATATAATACTTATTGGAGTAATATTGATGATAACATTCAAACAACGAATTCACCAGCTATAACAGGTGATGGCATTCGCTTAGGGCAAAGTATTGGTGCCGCTCTTGTTGGTATGGGCTTTAGCCAAATGATGCCAGTGTCAGACCCGAATACGGGAGCCATTTTCTCAGGCTTACAAGTTCCGCCGGCAAACTTTGTTATGGTTAATCAAGAAGGCAAACGTTTTGTGGATGAATATGGTAGCCGTGATACGCTTTCTAAAGCTGCGATTGATAATGGTGGTCTCTTCTATCTAATTGCTGATGAAAATATCAAAGCAACTGCCATGAATACCAGCAATGAAAAAATTGAAGAACAAGTTGCAGCAGGAACGCTTTATCGTGCTGATACTTTAGAAAGTTTGGCAGAGCAAATTGGTGTGGATCCCGCTACCCTTGTGGAAACCATCAACAATTACAATTCCTATGTTGAAGCGGGCTATGATCCTGAGTTTGATAAAGGAGCTTTTGATCTCAAGGTTGAAAAGGCGCCATTTTATGCAACACCTCGAAAACCAGCAACCCATCATACGATGGGCGGTTTGAAGATTGATACACAAGCTCATGTTATTAAAGAAGATGGCAATAAGATTCCATCTCTTTACGCTGCTGGGGAAGTGACAGGCGGCATTCACGCAGGCAATCGCTTAGGCGGTAATGCTTTAGCTGATATCTTTACTTTTGGACGTATTGCAGCAGAAACAGCTGTAACAGAATGCTGCTAA
- a CDS encoding ATP-binding protein — translation MTNESYVVGTVREIRGTNVVIRLFDNSSQMTYFFNGKRYSGIMIGSYIGIKRGHYIIVVKIEKEYAQDVLRDTTVQEFSKDRFFRELEAKVIGSFVREKYISGMVAFPQIFNDVILLPNEQITAIISGESSGDNRPPSNPNSYFTIGEIWPEGIPYKVNWTTIFNTHIAIFGNTGSGKSNTLTRLYKNLFDLNKKRVLTFGKSKFVIIDFNGEYTGERVLADDKKVYNLNTRKSEGDKIAIPANKFWDKEMLSILFGATAQTQQPFLNRLLKYYFSKNNFEENVPEYLCKAFRTVYSTPSKESLDLLKYALDVLGIKYDSFSTWIDLSVFNPNNANAYYSVQFIDGWNNSNNKWYYNADEKAELLKQEIENIKGRVETFMISGSKEKLQNPIIQLRLAAYFQMIFDLSRHTIQYDHISPLIHRIEARSSDFDKVLQIDNLQEDNFQEMFIEKNISVISLKNVNKDIKMLLPMLIAKISYDIHRTRFKQDSIFNLIIDEAHNILSENSTIESEKWKDYRLDVFEEIVKEGRKFGYYLTIASQRPSDISPTIVSQIHNYFIHRLVNDNDLKLLDRTMTSLDYISKSSIPNLSAGQAIITGVSFDLPVIVKIAQLPKEEAPNSSNSELLKIWQVSKDK, via the coding sequence ATGACAAATGAAAGTTATGTAGTGGGAACTGTAAGAGAAATTAGGGGAACAAATGTGGTTATTCGATTATTTGATAACTCATCACAAATGACCTATTTCTTTAATGGGAAACGTTACTCGGGTATTATGATTGGTTCATATATTGGAATCAAACGTGGCCATTATATTATTGTGGTAAAAATTGAAAAAGAGTATGCACAGGATGTTCTACGGGATACAACAGTTCAGGAGTTTTCTAAAGATAGATTTTTTAGAGAATTGGAAGCAAAAGTAATCGGAAGCTTTGTTCGTGAAAAATATATATCAGGAATGGTAGCTTTCCCACAAATATTTAATGATGTTATTCTATTACCAAATGAGCAAATTACTGCTATAATAAGCGGTGAAAGTTCGGGAGATAACAGGCCGCCTTCAAATCCAAATTCATATTTTACTATAGGAGAAATATGGCCAGAAGGTATCCCCTATAAAGTTAATTGGACAACAATTTTTAATACTCATATTGCAATTTTTGGTAATACTGGGAGTGGCAAATCCAATACCTTAACTAGACTTTATAAGAATTTATTTGACTTAAATAAAAAGCGAGTTCTAACATTTGGAAAATCTAAATTTGTAATTATCGACTTCAACGGAGAGTATACAGGGGAAAGAGTATTAGCTGATGATAAGAAAGTTTATAATCTAAATACTCGAAAGTCGGAAGGGGATAAAATTGCAATACCTGCTAATAAATTTTGGGATAAAGAAATGTTATCCATTTTATTTGGGGCGACTGCACAAACTCAACAACCTTTTTTAAATAGATTATTAAAGTATTATTTTTCAAAAAATAATTTTGAAGAAAATGTACCAGAATATCTTTGCAAAGCTTTTAGAACGGTTTATAGTACCCCGTCAAAAGAATCTCTGGATTTGCTTAAATATGCGCTTGATGTTTTAGGGATAAAATATGATAGTTTTTCTACATGGATTGATTTAAGTGTTTTTAATCCTAATAATGCAAATGCATATTATAGCGTTCAATTCATAGATGGTTGGAATAATAGTAACAATAAGTGGTACTATAATGCCGATGAAAAAGCTGAATTGTTAAAGCAGGAAATAGAAAATATTAAAGGTCGGGTAGAAACGTTTATGATATCAGGGTCAAAAGAAAAACTCCAAAATCCGATTATTCAATTAAGGTTAGCAGCTTATTTTCAGATGATTTTTGATTTATCCCGCCATACTATACAGTACGACCATATTTCACCTCTTATTCATAGGATAGAGGCGCGTTCCAGTGACTTTGATAAAGTTCTTCAGATTGACAATTTACAAGAGGATAACTTTCAAGAAATGTTTATTGAAAAAAATATAAGTGTTATTTCGTTAAAAAATGTCAATAAAGATATAAAGATGTTGTTGCCAATGTTAATAGCTAAAATTAGCTATGATATACATAGAACTAGATTTAAGCAGGATAGTATATTTAATCTTATTATTGACGAAGCACATAATATTCTTTCGGAAAATTCAACTATTGAATCTGAAAAATGGAAAGATTACAGGTTGGATGTTTTCGAAGAGATTGTAAAAGAAGGACGTAAATTTGGATATTACCTTACAATAGCTAGTCAAAGACCCTCTGATATCTCACCGACAATTGTTTCGCAGATTCATAACTATTTCATCCATCGATTGGTAAATGATAATGATTTAAAGCTACTAGACAGAACGATGACATCTTTAGATTATATTTCAAAGTCAAGTATTCCAAATCTATCTGCGGGTCAAGCAATCATTACAGGTGTTTCATTTGATTTACCTGTAATAGTTAAAATTGCTCAGCTTCCAAAAGAAGAAGCACCAAATAGTTCCAACAGTGAACTTTTAAAAATATGGCAGGTCAGTAAGGATAAATAA
- a CDS encoding PTS sugar transporter subunit IIC, whose amino-acid sequence MRWFYECRSLLYESMHQVFPLALIYSFSVLIQNLFLSPTSFFAVTAGLKLYKNKWIFSFTEHFLEFNRIVLCLLVGLCMAYFIRLLLKRHQIDSFIPSLISFLLVWLLFGEVNFDVDNHIAQPIWLFQVLGALVFYGAALLNRKLKHHHFQLLKWLFLSLFVYITLFWGITTYKIPFLNINYYVQEGFSNLLGNGPSHLFLIIFLSFGGVIFFSLGLIVPEVLASPNFSLNVVSENLDAVLNHSIHKVSHLFTLYTVQDAFALYGGVGLLLALGIAILLISRRYHINTSYKMAGLSFIPLVFDQPLPLLLSFPILFQPLLLIPMLLTTLVAELLGACCLAIGLINPAVYEVPTGTPNFLFGFLASNGDWRYLLVTIIILVISVMIYLPFVKIVLFREVLNEKNSEL is encoded by the coding sequence ATGCGCTGGTTTTATGAATGTCGGAGTTTGCTATATGAGAGTATGCATCAGGTTTTCCCTTTGGCTCTTATCTACTCTTTTTCGGTTCTTATTCAAAACCTTTTTTTATCTCCAACTAGTTTTTTTGCGGTGACAGCCGGTTTGAAATTATATAAAAATAAATGGATTTTTTCATTTACAGAACACTTTTTAGAGTTTAATCGAATTGTTCTGTGTTTATTAGTTGGCTTATGTATGGCTTATTTTATACGCTTACTCTTAAAAAGACATCAAATAGATTCGTTTATACCAAGTCTTATTAGTTTTTTGCTAGTATGGCTGCTCTTTGGTGAAGTTAATTTTGATGTGGATAATCATATTGCTCAGCCTATTTGGCTGTTCCAAGTATTGGGGGCACTGGTATTTTATGGTGCAGCTTTATTAAATAGGAAGTTAAAGCATCATCATTTTCAATTATTAAAGTGGCTTTTTCTGTCCCTTTTTGTCTATATAACACTTTTTTGGGGAATTACTACCTATAAGATCCCATTTTTAAACATTAATTACTATGTTCAAGAAGGCTTTTCAAATTTACTGGGTAATGGACCTAGTCACCTCTTTCTCATCATATTTTTATCTTTTGGTGGCGTCATCTTTTTTTCTCTGGGTTTAATTGTGCCTGAAGTGTTAGCGTCTCCTAATTTTTCTTTAAATGTTGTCAGTGAAAATTTGGATGCGGTTTTGAATCATTCAATTCATAAGGTATCTCATCTGTTTACCCTTTATACTGTACAAGATGCTTTTGCTTTATATGGTGGGGTGGGATTGTTGTTAGCTTTAGGAATTGCCATCCTGCTTATTAGCAGACGGTATCACATAAATACTTCTTATAAAATGGCTGGCCTTTCTTTTATTCCTTTGGTGTTTGATCAGCCATTGCCTCTTTTATTGAGTTTCCCCATTTTATTTCAGCCTCTGCTTTTGATTCCAATGTTACTGACGACGCTTGTTGCAGAACTGTTAGGAGCATGCTGCCTTGCAATTGGTCTTATCAATCCAGCTGTTTATGAAGTACCTACTGGAACACCTAACTTTCTCTTTGGTTTTTTGGCATCTAATGGTGATTGGCGGTATTTATTGGTTACGATTATTATTTTAGTTATTTCAGTCATGATTTATCTGCCTTTTGTTAAAATTGTTTTGTTTAGAGAGGTTCTTAATGAAAAAAATAGTGAATTGTAG
- a CDS encoding type II toxin-antitoxin system PemK/MazF family toxin: MVTIKQGSIIKINLDPKQGHEQKGYRPYICLNHSIVTKYSNIAIFAPISNTKRDYPFYVPLEGTESTGKVLLDQLVTIDFNARDYRYVEDIQEDLLDELLARVKVLFEKG, translated from the coding sequence ATGGTAACCATCAAGCAAGGGTCAATTATCAAAATTAACTTGGATCCCAAACAAGGACATGAACAAAAAGGGTATCGTCCGTACATTTGTCTAAACCATAGTATCGTAACCAAGTATTCTAATATTGCTATTTTTGCGCCAATTAGCAATACCAAGCGTGATTACCCTTTTTATGTTCCCCTAGAAGGAACAGAATCCACAGGGAAAGTATTATTAGACCAACTGGTTACAATCGATTTTAATGCTAGAGATTATCGTTATGTGGAGGATATTCAGGAAGACTTATTAGATGAACTTTTAGCTAGGGTCAAGGTGCTATTTGAAAAAGGATAA
- a CDS encoding AbrB/MazE/SpoVT family DNA-binding domain-containing protein, which yields MQLVINKWGNSSAIRLPKQLVQELQLQTNDVLDYKVSGNKIILEKVNNIPELTVEDLFKDYQGEPVNVTPALFESVGNEQW from the coding sequence ATGCAACTAGTCATCAATAAATGGGGAAATAGCTCCGCTATTCGTTTGCCAAAACAATTGGTACAAGAATTACAATTACAAACAAATGATGTCTTAGACTATAAGGTATCAGGGAATAAAATTATCCTAGAAAAAGTGAATAATATCCCTGAATTAACTGTAGAAGATCTGTTTAAAGATTATCAAGGTGAACCTGTCAATGTTACCCCAGCTCTATTTGAAAGTGTGGGAAATGAACAATGGTAA